A DNA window from Labrus mixtus chromosome 4, fLabMix1.1, whole genome shotgun sequence contains the following coding sequences:
- the si:dkey-234i14.3 gene encoding fibulin-7-like produces the protein MTMSLEVLFRMRIVLVAMSMLWLHQAAFTSAQECPSTHDLLNSLRQVEKMLAVHEASYQQGIRSLKKKMSALHNSTMAIFKTGATCPKLEPPPHGRRLGRVFAVGHEVHFLCKPGFELIGPRTRVCLDSLRWSGQQPMCRRLNETGNSLASFSPAAPSSSFPGSAALSAPSSSSSLSSSPPSLSSLSPTSSYPSSSVRPSHCTHFLGSTRCTCDVGFTISGRDNNICTDIDECLLFPLGQPGRLCVHQCVNTPGSFHCFCPPGYNLARDGRSCTDMDECENLMHNCTEEQACVNTYGGFQCVSVECPLVKNATYIKTSPMRCERNPCMLGDKSCTQAPSSISFHFLSIVSNMSAPRVLFRVSAARVLGDTLRFGLAGGRGRGHFSVQRSGRQTGTLLLVTPIKGPATLEAEVEMSELERNSLLGRYLTKVTLFVSPYEF, from the exons ATGACGATGAGTTTGGAGGTTTTGTTCAGGATGAGGATCGTCTTGGTCGCGATGTCGATGCTGTGGCTCCATCAGGCGGCCTTTACTTCTGCTCAG GAGTGTCCCTCCACCCACGACCTGCTGAACTCTCTGCGTCAGGTGGAGAAGATGTTGGCGGTGCACGAGGCGTCGTACCAGCAGGGAATTCGCtccctgaagaagaagatgagcgCTCTGCACAACAGCACCATGGCCATCTTCAAGACCGGAG CCACATGTCCCAAGCTGGAGCCCCCCCCTCACGGCCGGAGACTGGGCCGGGTGTTTGCCGTCGGGCACGAGGTTCACTTCCTGTGTAAACCCGGCTTCGAGCTGATTGGCCCACGGACCCGTGTGTGTTTGGACTCTCTGAGGTGGAGCGGCCAGCAGCCGATGTGCCGAC GCCTCAATGAAACCGGAAACTCCCTCGCCTCCTTCTCCCCCGccgctccttcctcctccttcccggGCTCGGCCGCTCTGTCagctccctcctcttcatcctctttgtCATCGTCAcctccgtctctctcctctttgtcaCCCACATCCTCCTACCCCTCCTCCTCGGTCCGGCCGTCTCACTGCACTCACTTCCTGGGCTCGACCCGATGCACCTGTGACGTGGGCTTCACCATCTCAGGCCGTGACAACAACATCTGCACAG ACATCGACGAGTGTCTTCTGTTCCCTCTGGGTCAGCCCGGCCGGCTCTGCGTCCATCAGTGCGTCAACACTCCCGGAAGCTTCCACTGCTTCTGCCCCCCCGGATACAACCTCGCCAGAGACGGCCGCAGCTGCACAG ACATGGACGAGTGTGAAAACCTGATGCACAACTGCACAGAAGAGCAGGCGTGTGTGAACACCTACGGAGGCttccagtgtgtgtctgtggagtgTCCTCTCGTGAAAAACGCCACGTACATCAAGACGTCTCCAAT GCGCTGTGAGAGGAACCCGTGCATGCTAGGAGACAAAAGCTGCACCCAGGCTCCCAGCTCCATCTCCTTCCACTTCCTCTCAATAGTGTCCAACATGTCAGCCCCCCGCGTCCTCTTCAGGGTGTCGGCGGCTCGCGTGCTCGGGGACACGTTGAGATTCGGCCTGGCAGGGGGTCGTGGACGGGGTCACTTCAGCGTGCAGCGCTCCGGACGGCAGACGGGAACCCTCCTCCTAGTGACGCCCATCAAAGGTCCGGCCACTCTGGAGGCCGAGGTGGAGATGAGCGAGCTGGAGCGAAACTCCCTGCTGGGACGCTACCTCACCAAAGTCACCCTGTTCGTGTCACCATATGAGTTTTAG